Proteins co-encoded in one Flavobacteriaceae bacterium MAR_2009_75 genomic window:
- a CDS encoding aspartate kinase: MLHHLKLKNYTTLSNVSQDIELSYQLFGQELHTAPIVLVNHALTGNSNVTGEGGWWSAIIGEGKCIDTKKYTILSFNIPGNGHDKFVIENYKDFVAGDMARIFLWGLEQLQVQKLFAIIGGSLGGGIAWEMTALDPNITEHLIPVASDWKSTDWLIANCQIQEQFLVNSKQPVHDARMHAMLCYRTPESFKERFKRSTNEELQVFNVESWLMHHGEKLQERFQLSAYKLMNQLLKTIDIMRDGDQNFIDLQNSNTNIHIVGVDSDLFFTAKENKDTFKQLAQAQSNVTYGEVHSLHGHDAFLIEFDQMEQLLRPIFSENGKSKRLKVLKFGGKSLANGEGLGRVLDIITDKVNTGENIAVVLSARGKATDQLEELLDKAASGKNYYKDFEAFEKSQRHTFKNVNLSAEFKELAKLLEGVSLLGDYSPKIKDQALSFGELISAKLVSKLLIGRGISAEFLDSRTLLKTDSNFGDASVDEAQSKENIIKCFAPLDMGTVPVITGFIASDENGETTTLGRNGSNYSAALFANFLNADELQNYTHVDGIYTANPDLVPDAKRIESLSYGEANELANFGATILHAKTIIPLIEKNIPLRILNTFNHDNEGTLISAKTAKGGIKSLSVIENVSLINLEGRGLLGKVGIDARIFRTLEQNNISVSIISQGSSERGIGLVVDSEKAFKAKKALDAEFAGDYESRDINMITVQDEVSVISVVGQDLSTFHRPFNALIKNQIVPLLFNNTVSGKNVSLVVRKTDLHKALNVMHGQIFGISKKVNLAIFGHGNVGGTLIGQILRSKKTIEKRKGIDLNVFAVANSRKLLLEKKGVPKNWKTAIEDRGVAYTYNDIVTYAKEHHLENLIAIDNTANEDFVAKYFDFVENGFDLVSSNKIANTLGFDFYQLLREELAKHQKQYLYETNVGAGLPLIDTIKLLHLSGENITQIKGVFSGSLSYIFNTFSEVDKPFSAILKDAMKKGFTEPDAREDLSGNDVGRKLLILARELDLSNEFSDISIDNLIPEELRVGTVDDFLGSLDILDAKFSEVKKNQKPNHVLRYVGDLYGDLQKEKGILEVKLVSVPKESALGQVKGSDSIIEIYTESYGKNPLVIQGAGAGAAVTARGVFGDILRIAEKG; encoded by the coding sequence ATGCTTCATCACCTTAAGTTAAAGAATTATACCACCCTGAGCAATGTATCTCAAGATATCGAGCTTTCGTATCAATTGTTTGGGCAAGAATTGCATACGGCACCCATTGTCTTGGTTAACCATGCCCTCACGGGCAATTCGAACGTTACGGGCGAGGGCGGTTGGTGGTCTGCAATTATTGGCGAGGGTAAATGTATCGATACGAAGAAGTATACCATTTTATCTTTCAATATTCCTGGTAACGGTCATGACAAATTTGTTATCGAGAACTATAAAGATTTTGTAGCGGGCGATATGGCCCGAATTTTTCTTTGGGGATTGGAACAGCTGCAAGTTCAAAAATTGTTTGCCATTATCGGAGGTTCTTTAGGTGGTGGAATCGCTTGGGAAATGACAGCCCTAGACCCTAATATTACCGAACATCTTATTCCTGTAGCTTCGGATTGGAAGTCGACCGATTGGTTAATTGCCAACTGTCAGATTCAAGAACAGTTCTTGGTCAATTCGAAACAGCCTGTTCATGATGCGCGTATGCATGCGATGTTGTGTTACCGAACGCCTGAATCATTCAAAGAACGTTTTAAACGAAGCACCAATGAAGAGTTGCAGGTGTTCAACGTTGAAAGCTGGTTGATGCACCATGGGGAAAAATTACAGGAGCGGTTTCAGTTATCGGCCTATAAACTGATGAACCAACTCTTGAAGACCATTGATATCATGCGTGATGGTGATCAGAATTTTATTGATCTTCAGAACAGCAATACCAATATACATATAGTTGGGGTCGATTCCGATTTGTTCTTTACGGCCAAAGAAAATAAAGACACGTTCAAGCAACTGGCGCAAGCGCAGAGTAATGTAACTTATGGCGAAGTGCATTCGTTGCATGGTCACGATGCCTTTTTGATCGAGTTTGATCAAATGGAACAATTACTGCGCCCTATTTTTAGTGAAAACGGAAAATCTAAACGTCTTAAGGTTCTCAAGTTTGGCGGTAAATCTCTGGCCAATGGTGAAGGTTTGGGCAGGGTGCTTGATATTATCACCGATAAGGTTAACACCGGTGAAAACATTGCCGTCGTTCTTTCCGCAAGGGGTAAGGCTACAGATCAATTGGAAGAATTACTGGATAAGGCCGCATCGGGTAAAAATTATTATAAAGATTTTGAAGCCTTTGAGAAATCTCAAAGACATACCTTTAAAAACGTCAACCTTTCCGCAGAATTCAAAGAACTGGCTAAATTGTTGGAGGGGGTTTCCTTATTGGGTGATTACAGTCCGAAAATTAAAGATCAGGCATTATCTTTTGGCGAACTTATTTCGGCCAAATTGGTAAGCAAACTTCTGATAGGCAGGGGTATTTCCGCAGAGTTCTTAGATTCTAGAACTTTGCTCAAGACCGATTCGAACTTTGGTGACGCTTCGGTAGATGAAGCACAATCCAAAGAAAATATTATTAAGTGTTTTGCGCCCTTAGATATGGGCACGGTGCCAGTGATTACAGGGTTTATTGCTTCTGATGAGAATGGTGAAACCACTACATTAGGTAGAAATGGCAGCAATTATTCGGCCGCATTGTTCGCGAATTTCCTGAACGCCGATGAGCTTCAAAACTATACGCATGTAGACGGTATTTATACGGCCAATCCTGATTTGGTTCCCGATGCAAAACGTATTGAGAGCCTCTCTTATGGTGAAGCGAACGAGTTGGCGAATTTTGGCGCTACCATTTTACATGCAAAGACGATAATACCCTTAATCGAAAAGAATATTCCTTTACGTATTTTGAATACATTCAATCACGATAACGAAGGAACTTTAATTAGTGCCAAAACGGCCAAAGGCGGTATCAAGTCGCTTTCGGTCATAGAAAACGTTTCGTTGATTAATCTAGAGGGTAGGGGTTTATTAGGTAAAGTGGGTATAGATGCCAGAATTTTTAGAACCTTAGAGCAGAATAATATTAGTGTAAGCATCATTTCCCAAGGTTCTTCTGAACGGGGTATTGGCTTAGTGGTAGACTCTGAAAAAGCGTTCAAAGCCAAAAAGGCGCTGGATGCTGAATTTGCCGGTGATTATGAGTCAAGAGATATCAATATGATTACCGTTCAAGATGAGGTTTCTGTTATATCGGTTGTGGGCCAAGACCTAAGTACCTTTCACCGACCTTTTAATGCGCTAATAAAGAACCAGATAGTTCCTTTATTGTTCAATAATACGGTTTCGGGTAAGAATGTGAGTTTGGTCGTGAGAAAAACGGACTTGCATAAGGCGTTGAATGTAATGCACGGGCAGATTTTCGGAATCAGTAAAAAAGTCAATTTGGCCATTTTCGGCCATGGTAATGTGGGGGGTACATTGATCGGTCAAATACTACGTTCTAAAAAGACGATTGAAAAACGTAAGGGTATCGACTTGAACGTGTTCGCCGTAGCCAATTCAAGAAAGCTTCTTTTAGAAAAGAAAGGCGTGCCAAAGAATTGGAAAACGGCCATTGAAGATCGTGGAGTGGCCTATACCTACAATGATATAGTGACCTATGCAAAAGAGCATCACTTAGAAAATCTTATTGCCATCGATAACACGGCGAACGAAGATTTTGTGGCCAAATATTTTGATTTTGTTGAGAATGGCTTCGACTTGGTATCGTCAAACAAAATTGCCAATACGTTGGGGTTCGATTTTTATCAACTGCTTCGTGAAGAATTGGCCAAACATCAAAAACAATATTTGTACGAAACCAATGTAGGGGCAGGCTTGCCCTTAATCGATACCATAAAGTTGTTGCATTTATCAGGGGAAAACATTACCCAAATAAAGGGAGTTTTTTCTGGTTCTCTGAGTTATATTTTCAATACTTTTTCAGAGGTAGATAAACCGTTTTCTGCCATTTTGAAAGATGCAATGAAGAAAGGTTTTACAGAACCGGACGCCCGCGAAGATCTTTCGGGCAATGATGTGGGTAGAAAACTATTGATTTTGGCGAGAGAGCTCGATTTGAGCAATGAGTTTTCAGACATTAGTATAGACAACTTAATACCTGAGGAGTTAAGAGTAGGTACGGTCGATGATTTCTTGGGAAGCCTTGATATTTTAGATGCCAAGTTCAGCGAAGTCAAAAAGAATCAGAAGCCAAACCATGTGCTACGTTATGTGGGTGATTTGTATGGCGATTTACAAAAAGAGAAAGGTATTCTAGAGGTGAAATTAGTATCGGTGCCCAAAGAAAGTGCTTTGGGTCAAGTAAAAGGTTCTGATTCGATTATTGAAATTTATACGGAATCTTATGGTAAAAATCCGTTAGTGATTCAGGGTGCCGGGGCTGGTGCCGCGGTAACCGCTCGAGGGGTGTTCGGTGATATTTTAAGGATAGCCGAAAAAGGATAA
- a CDS encoding sulfate adenylyltransferase subunit 1 has product MEVLKIATAGSVDDGKSTLIGRILYDTKSLTSDKLEAIEKTSKSKGYDYLDFSLATDGLVAEREQGITIDVAHIYFSTNKKSYIIADTPGHVEYTRNMVTGASTSQAAIILIDARKGVIEQTNRHFFINNLLRIKDVVVAINKMDLVDYSEETYNRIKADFEELMAKRDYQDQKITFIPVSALKGDNVVNKSDKMPWYTGPALLEHFEALDRKDIFNVGTPRFPVQYVIRPKTDEHHDFRGFAGKVYGGELSVGDEVIALPSQTRSKIKDIYFHDKKYQTAARRSSVTITLEDEINLSRGDMLVKAGDLPTIEKQFTATVSWMDSDQLTAGKKYVVQHGVNKVLAKVDNIHHKINPDYSGIDTEVDGLGMNDIAQVTFKLNKPIFYDKFKDHRTNGSFILVDAQTNNTVGAGFIG; this is encoded by the coding sequence ATGGAAGTACTAAAAATAGCAACGGCAGGTAGTGTAGACGACGGAAAAAGTACCTTGATCGGTAGAATTCTTTACGATACAAAATCTTTGACCAGCGATAAGTTAGAGGCAATTGAGAAGACGAGTAAGAGCAAAGGGTATGATTATCTAGATTTCTCATTGGCGACCGATGGTTTGGTGGCCGAACGAGAGCAAGGCATAACTATAGATGTGGCTCATATTTATTTTTCGACCAATAAGAAGAGTTATATCATAGCCGATACTCCCGGTCACGTAGAATATACCCGTAACATGGTTACAGGCGCGTCTACTTCGCAAGCGGCGATTATATTGATCGATGCCAGAAAAGGAGTGATCGAACAAACCAATAGGCACTTTTTTATCAATAACCTATTGCGGATCAAAGATGTAGTCGTAGCGATCAATAAAATGGATTTGGTCGATTATTCAGAAGAGACCTATAATCGTATTAAGGCCGATTTTGAGGAGTTGATGGCCAAGCGAGATTATCAAGACCAAAAGATAACATTCATTCCCGTGAGTGCCTTAAAAGGTGATAACGTAGTGAACAAGTCAGATAAAATGCCTTGGTATACAGGTCCTGCTTTATTAGAGCATTTTGAGGCTTTAGATCGTAAAGATATCTTTAACGTGGGTACTCCCAGATTTCCCGTTCAATATGTAATTCGCCCTAAGACCGATGAGCATCACGATTTTCGTGGTTTCGCCGGAAAAGTTTATGGTGGCGAGTTGAGTGTAGGTGATGAGGTAATTGCACTTCCTTCACAAACACGCTCAAAAATTAAGGACATTTATTTTCATGATAAGAAATACCAAACTGCGGCAAGACGTTCGTCGGTGACGATTACTTTAGAAGATGAAATTAATTTGAGTAGGGGCGATATGTTGGTCAAGGCCGGTGATTTGCCGACCATTGAAAAACAATTCACGGCTACCGTTTCTTGGATGGATTCAGATCAGTTGACCGCTGGTAAAAAGTACGTGGTTCAACATGGGGTGAACAAGGTGTTGGCGAAGGTGGATAATATTCATCATAAGATCAATCCTGATTATTCCGGTATTGATACTGAAGTCGATGGTTTGGGTATGAACGATATTGCCCAAGTTACCTTTAAGTTGAACAAACCCATTTTTTATGATAAGTTCAAAGACCATCGTACGAACGGTTCGTTCATATTGGTCGATGCCCAAACGAACAATACGGTGGGTGCAGGGTTTATTGGCTAA
- a CDS encoding phosphoadenylylsulfate reductase (thioredoxin) translates to MGFSEELVQELNRKFEGAQPSEIISWAVENAENAVVTTNFRPYEVAILHAVTEVKNDIPVVWCDTGYNTPNTYKHAEELIERLNLNVDLYVPLQTSSHRDAIMGIPQIDDPKHAEFTEQVKLEPFRRAMATHKPDVWFTNLRKGQTALRDSLDVLSLSKDGVLKVSPFYNYTDAELDAYLNEHDLPNEHKYFDPTKVLDNRECGLHT, encoded by the coding sequence ATGGGTTTTTCAGAAGAATTAGTACAAGAATTGAATAGAAAATTTGAAGGAGCTCAACCTTCGGAAATCATTTCATGGGCAGTAGAGAATGCCGAAAATGCGGTAGTTACTACCAATTTTAGACCTTATGAAGTAGCTATTCTACATGCCGTGACCGAAGTAAAAAATGATATTCCCGTAGTTTGGTGCGATACCGGTTATAATACACCGAATACATATAAGCATGCCGAAGAGCTCATCGAACGATTAAATCTGAATGTAGATTTATATGTGCCGCTGCAAACAAGTTCACATAGAGACGCAATTATGGGTATTCCTCAAATTGATGATCCCAAGCATGCCGAGTTTACCGAACAGGTAAAATTAGAACCATTTAGAAGAGCTATGGCTACGCACAAACCTGATGTGTGGTTTACCAACCTTAGAAAAGGGCAAACCGCATTGCGTGATTCGCTTGATGTTTTGAGTTTGAGCAAAGACGGAGTCTTAAAGGTGAGTCCGTTCTATAATTACACTGACGCTGAATTGGATGCTTATTTAAATGAGCACGATTTACCCAACGAACATAAATATTTTGATCCGACCAAGGTGCTTGATAACCGTGAATGCGGATTGCACACCTAA
- a CDS encoding BadM/Rrf2 family transcriptional regulator, with the protein MLSKKTKYGLKALTYLASQKEKSPVQISEIAKCENISQKFLESILLSLRKSGFLGSKKGKGGGYYLIKEPQEILMTDVMRILEGPIAMVPCVSLNFYEKCADCPDEATCSVNKLMLKVRDANLEVYRNNTLADLII; encoded by the coding sequence ATGCTGTCTAAAAAGACCAAATATGGCCTTAAGGCCCTCACCTATTTAGCTTCCCAAAAGGAGAAGTCACCTGTTCAAATTTCTGAGATTGCGAAATGCGAGAACATTTCGCAGAAGTTTTTAGAGAGCATATTATTATCGCTTCGAAAGAGCGGCTTTTTAGGCTCTAAAAAAGGAAAGGGTGGGGGGTACTATTTAATAAAAGAGCCTCAAGAAATTCTGATGACCGATGTCATGCGCATTTTAGAAGGTCCTATTGCTATGGTGCCCTGTGTGAGTTTGAATTTCTACGAAAAATGTGCTGATTGCCCTGATGAAGCTACCTGCTCGGTAAATAAATTAATGCTCAAAGTAAGAGATGCTAATTTAGAGGTATATCGCAATAATACTTTGGCAGACCTGATTATTTAG
- a CDS encoding sulfate adenylyltransferase subunit 2 encodes MLQNLNLMKDTSHINALENEAIYIFREVAAQFERPVLLFSGGKDSITLVRLAQKAFWPAKIPFPLMHIDTGHNFPETIEFRDRLVEELGLELIVRNVQDSIDQGKVKEETGRYSSRNSLQTTTLLDAIEEFKFDACIGGARRDEEKARAKERIFSVRDDFGQWDERNQRPELFDMLNGQIELGQNVRVFPISNWTELDVWSYIKEEQIEIPSIYFAHKRKVFLRDGLIWSHSEYVYQEDDEEVLERMVRFRTVGDMSCTAAVFSNATDIESVVEEIRDSSISERGARIDDKRSEAAMEKRKQQGYF; translated from the coding sequence ATGCTGCAGAACTTGAATCTTATGAAAGATACGTCACATATTAACGCCTTAGAGAACGAAGCCATCTATATTTTCAGAGAGGTGGCGGCTCAATTTGAGCGTCCGGTATTATTGTTTTCCGGAGGAAAAGATTCCATAACCTTGGTGCGTTTGGCACAAAAAGCGTTTTGGCCCGCAAAAATTCCATTTCCGTTGATGCATATCGATACAGGGCACAACTTCCCTGAAACTATTGAATTTAGAGATAGATTGGTGGAAGAATTGGGGCTTGAGCTTATTGTGAGAAACGTTCAAGATTCTATAGACCAAGGTAAAGTTAAAGAAGAGACAGGTAGGTACAGCAGTAGAAACTCTTTGCAAACTACCACATTATTAGATGCTATCGAAGAGTTTAAGTTCGATGCTTGTATTGGTGGGGCTAGACGTGATGAAGAGAAGGCCCGTGCGAAAGAGCGTATTTTTTCGGTACGCGACGACTTCGGCCAGTGGGATGAGCGCAACCAACGCCCTGAGCTTTTCGATATGTTGAACGGCCAGATTGAGTTGGGGCAAAACGTACGTGTTTTTCCAATTTCAAACTGGACCGAGCTTGATGTTTGGTCTTATATCAAAGAAGAGCAAATAGAAATACCTTCTATTTATTTCGCGCATAAGCGTAAAGTATTCTTGCGTGACGGACTTATTTGGTCGCATTCAGAATATGTGTACCAAGAGGATGATGAAGAAGTATTGGAGCGAATGGTAAGGTTTAGAACCGTGGGCGATATGAGTTGTACGGCTGCGGTATTTTCCAATGCTACCGATATTGAATCAGTAGTGGAAGAAATTAGGGACTCCAGTATTTCGGAAAGAGGTGCCCGAATCGATGATAAGCGATCCGAAGCTGCCATGGAGAAGAGAAAACAACAAGGATACTTTTAA
- a CDS encoding sulfite reductase (ferredoxin), with translation MQSFRTEIENPVVEKDILELEKKIRLFHDGKVDEEKFRSLRLARGVYGQRQQGVQMIRIKLPYGKVTSQQLRRICDVSDEYSTGRLHITTRQDIQIHYVDLNRTPELWAQLEKDDVTLREACGNTVRNVTASETAGIDIDEPFDVSPYAHGLFQYFLRNPISQEMGRKFKVSFSASDADTGLSYMHDLGFIAKLENGVKGFKVMLGGGLGSQPRHADVLFEFLESDKIIPLMDGVIRVFDRYGERKSRAKARMKFLIKDVGLEGFKDLLAEEQKAVPYQTYEIDAEAYPKTEVATVEAPHVEIEDKTAFDAWKSTNLIPQKQEGFVAIGIKVLLGDWYTDKARLLADLVSDYAASEIRLSLRQNILIPHVKEELVPFFYQELAKLGFAEAGYNRALDITACPGTDTCNLGIASSTGIAEELERIIKAEYPQYISNEDVVIKISGCMNACGQHNMAHIGFQGMSVRTKDKLVAPALQVLLGGGNDGNGNGRFADKVVKIPSKRGPQALRLILDDYDANGNGQSYADYYQEKGQMYFYDFLKPLSDVSNLTAEDFIDWGNTERYEKAIGVGECAGVVIDLIATLLFESEEKIQNAQEALEAEKWSASIYYSYTSMVNSAKALLTAEKTKVNTHAGIIKDFDEKFVASGRIELGGGFQDLALQLNKNEPTEAFAKSYLQDSQRFLKAVETYRKQELAEV, from the coding sequence ATGCAAAGTTTTAGAACCGAAATAGAGAATCCCGTTGTTGAGAAGGATATCCTAGAGTTGGAAAAGAAAATTAGACTTTTTCACGATGGGAAGGTAGATGAGGAGAAATTCCGTAGCCTACGTTTGGCTAGGGGGGTTTACGGTCAGCGTCAGCAAGGCGTGCAGATGATTCGTATAAAATTGCCCTATGGGAAGGTGACTTCACAGCAGTTGAGGCGAATTTGCGATGTTTCCGATGAATATTCTACCGGTCGATTACATATAACCACCCGTCAAGATATTCAAATTCACTACGTTGATTTGAATAGAACGCCAGAGCTTTGGGCGCAACTTGAAAAAGATGATGTGACCTTGCGTGAAGCATGTGGTAATACGGTAAGAAACGTAACCGCGAGTGAAACTGCAGGTATCGATATCGACGAACCATTCGATGTATCGCCTTATGCCCATGGGTTGTTTCAATATTTTTTGAGAAACCCGATCAGTCAAGAAATGGGGCGAAAGTTTAAGGTCTCTTTCTCTGCGAGTGATGCCGATACCGGTTTATCGTACATGCACGATCTTGGTTTCATCGCTAAATTAGAAAACGGAGTCAAAGGTTTTAAAGTGATGCTTGGTGGCGGATTGGGTTCTCAACCCCGTCATGCCGATGTTCTTTTTGAATTTTTGGAAAGCGATAAAATTATTCCTCTTATGGATGGGGTGATTCGTGTTTTCGATAGATACGGAGAACGTAAAAGTAGAGCCAAGGCCCGAATGAAGTTTTTAATAAAGGATGTTGGTCTTGAAGGGTTCAAAGATTTATTGGCCGAGGAGCAAAAAGCAGTTCCGTATCAAACTTATGAGATAGACGCGGAAGCTTATCCGAAAACGGAAGTGGCTACAGTGGAAGCACCTCATGTAGAAATTGAAGATAAGACCGCTTTTGATGCTTGGAAATCGACAAACCTTATACCTCAAAAACAGGAAGGTTTCGTGGCGATAGGTATTAAGGTGCTTTTGGGTGATTGGTATACCGACAAAGCTAGGTTACTGGCTGATTTGGTGAGCGATTACGCGGCTAGTGAAATCCGGTTGTCTTTACGTCAAAATATATTGATTCCGCATGTCAAAGAAGAATTGGTTCCTTTCTTTTATCAAGAACTAGCCAAATTAGGTTTTGCCGAAGCGGGTTATAATAGGGCCTTAGATATCACCGCATGCCCGGGTACAGATACTTGTAATTTAGGTATCGCCAGTAGTACGGGTATTGCAGAAGAATTAGAACGTATTATTAAGGCTGAGTATCCGCAGTATATCTCCAATGAAGATGTAGTCATAAAGATTAGCGGGTGTATGAACGCCTGTGGTCAACATAATATGGCGCACATAGGTTTTCAGGGGATGAGCGTGAGAACGAAAGATAAATTGGTCGCGCCGGCCTTGCAAGTGTTGTTAGGTGGTGGAAATGATGGCAACGGCAACGGTCGTTTTGCAGATAAGGTAGTTAAAATACCAAGTAAACGCGGACCTCAGGCCCTACGCTTGATATTAGATGATTATGATGCCAACGGTAACGGACAGTCGTATGCGGACTATTATCAGGAAAAAGGACAGATGTATTTTTACGACTTTCTGAAGCCACTTTCAGATGTGAGTAATTTAACTGCAGAAGACTTTATCGATTGGGGTAATACAGAACGATATGAAAAGGCTATTGGCGTCGGTGAATGTGCTGGGGTAGTTATAGATTTGATTGCCACTTTACTTTTTGAGAGTGAAGAGAAGATTCAGAATGCCCAAGAGGCCTTAGAAGCTGAAAAATGGTCGGCCAGTATCTATTATTCGTATACCTCAATGGTGAATTCGGCGAAGGCTTTATTGACCGCTGAAAAGACCAAGGTAAACACCCATGCCGGTATCATTAAAGATTTTGATGAAAAATTCGTGGCCTCTGGACGTATCGAATTAGGGGGTGGTTTTCAAGATTTAGCCCTTCAATTGAATAAAAACGAGCCTACCGAAGCATTTGCAAAAAGCTATTTGCAAGATTCGCAACGGTTTTTAAAAGCTGTTGAAACTTACAGAAAACAAGAATTGGCAGAAGTTTAA
- a CDS encoding putative membrane protein — MIVDQLILDKNASKKKFSEDKKSEKPIRSVAKAVSWRVIGTLDTLLISYLLTGEVAIAASIASIDFVTKMFLYFVHERVWNKITWGK; from the coding sequence ATGATAGTTGATCAATTGATATTAGATAAGAATGCTTCCAAAAAGAAATTTTCGGAAGACAAAAAATCGGAAAAACCTATTCGCAGCGTCGCAAAAGCGGTTAGCTGGAGGGTAATCGGCACTTTAGATACGCTGTTAATTTCATATTTGCTAACGGGCGAAGTAGCTATTGCGGCATCTATTGCCTCTATAGATTTTGTAACCAAAATGTTTCTATACTTCGTTCACGAACGAGTATGGAACAAGATAACTTGGGGTAAGTAA
- a CDS encoding O-succinylhomoserine sulfhydrylase: MSKKFETNAIRTQLNRSENLEHSVPMYVTSSFVFEDAEDMRASFAEEKERNVYSRYSNPNSSEFIEKVCQMEGAENGFAFASGMAAVFSTLAALLDSGDHIISSRSIFGSTHSLFNNFFPKWNIDHSYFKSNELESIEELITPKTKILYAETPTNPGVDVLDLGYLGEIAKKHNLILVIDNCFASPYLQQPMKFGADLVIHSGTKLMDGQGRVLAGITVGKKELIDKVYRFSRITGPALSPFNAWVLSKSLETLAVRVDRHCDNALKLAEFLEAHDKVNWVRYPFLKSHPKYEVAKKQMKAGGCVVAFEVKGGLEAGQKFFDSIKLLSLSANLGDSRSIVTHPASTTHSKLSTEERADTGITDGTVRVSVGLEHIDDIIADIKQALG; encoded by the coding sequence ATGAGTAAGAAATTTGAAACGAACGCCATTAGAACACAATTGAACCGGTCTGAAAACTTAGAGCATTCCGTACCCATGTACGTAACCTCAAGTTTTGTTTTTGAAGATGCCGAAGACATGCGCGCGTCGTTCGCCGAAGAGAAAGAGCGTAATGTATACTCACGCTATTCTAACCCAAATTCTTCTGAGTTTATTGAAAAGGTTTGTCAGATGGAGGGTGCCGAGAACGGTTTTGCTTTTGCATCGGGTATGGCCGCCGTATTTTCGACGCTGGCCGCTTTGTTAGATAGCGGTGACCATATTATCTCGTCGAGAAGTATTTTCGGTTCCACACATTCGTTGTTCAATAATTTCTTTCCAAAATGGAATATCGACCACTCTTACTTTAAGAGTAATGAGTTGGAAAGTATAGAGGAATTGATAACACCTAAAACTAAAATTCTATATGCGGAAACGCCGACTAATCCGGGTGTCGATGTGTTGGATTTGGGGTATTTGGGCGAAATCGCGAAAAAGCACAATTTGATTTTGGTCATCGATAATTGTTTCGCTTCCCCCTATTTACAACAACCGATGAAATTCGGAGCTGATTTGGTCATTCATTCGGGTACCAAGTTAATGGATGGTCAAGGTCGGGTGTTGGCCGGTATTACCGTCGGCAAGAAAGAACTTATCGATAAGGTGTATCGCTTTTCACGTATTACGGGTCCGGCACTTTCACCTTTCAATGCCTGGGTGCTCTCAAAAAGTTTGGAAACTTTAGCTGTTCGCGTTGACCGGCATTGTGATAACGCGCTCAAATTGGCAGAGTTTCTAGAGGCACACGATAAGGTAAATTGGGTCAGATATCCTTTTCTGAAGTCGCATCCGAAATATGAGGTAGCCAAGAAACAAATGAAAGCGGGCGGCTGTGTGGTAGCATTTGAAGTAAAGGGCGGATTGGAAGCTGGTCAAAAATTCTTTGACTCCATCAAATTACTGTCGTTATCCGCTAATTTAGGCGATTCGAGAAGTATTGTTACCCATCCTGCATCTACTACCCACAGTAAGTTGTCGACCGAAGAACGTGCCGATACCGGCATTACTGATGGCACTGTAAGAGTTTCTGTAGGCTTGGAGCATATTGATGATATTATTGCCGATATCAAACAAGCGTTGGGGTAG